In the Odocoileus virginianus isolate 20LAN1187 ecotype Illinois unplaced genomic scaffold, Ovbor_1.2 Unplaced_Contig_39, whole genome shotgun sequence genome, one interval contains:
- the LOC110150230 gene encoding pregnancy-associated glycoprotein 1-like — MLRTRTSLCTWSQEKSMKWLVLLGLVAFSECIVKIPLKRVQIMRKTRSEKNMLNSFLEEHAYRLYKTSSPGSNITTHPLRNIKNMLYVGNITIGTPPQKFQVLFDTGSSNLWVPSMLCTSLFCSSHVLFRHLQSSTYQPTNKTFIINYLSGTMKGVIARDTVRIGDLVSTDQHFGLSMEISRNKEVPFDGVLGLGYPKFSFSGVIPIFDNLKNQGAISEPVFAFYLSKGNPEGSVVMFGGVDTSYYHGTLNWVPLIKAGRWCVHMDRISMNRQVVACNAGCEAIVDTGTSLILGPRRMVDNILRHIGAKPRGSEHYVSCSAVNTLPSIDFTINGINYTVPAQFYAIKGSDGNCYITFKHIPANTPRETWILGDVFLRLYFSVFDRGNDRIGLARAV, encoded by the exons ATGCTAAGAACCCGAACTTCCCTGTGTACCTGGAGTCAGGAAAAAAGCATGAAGTGGCTTGTGCTCCTCGGGCTGGTGGCCTTCTCAGAGTGCATAGTCAA AATACCTCTAAAGAGAGTGCAGATCATGAGAAAAACCCGCAGTGAAAAAAATATGCTGAACAGTTTCCTGGAGGAACATGCTTACAGACTATACAAGACTTCTTCTCCTGGCTCAAATATAACTACTCACCCCTTGAGAAACATCAAGAAT ATGCTCTACGTGGGTAACATCACCATTGGAACACCCCCTCAGAAATTCCAGGTTCTCTTTGATACAGGCTCATCTAACTTGTGGGTGCCCTCTATGCTTTGCACCAGCCTATTCTGTT CTTCACACGTTTTGTTCAGACATCTTCAGTCTTCCACCTACCAGCCTACCAATAAGACCTTCATCATCAATTACCTTTCTGGGACGATGAAGGGAGTTATTGCTCGAGACACCGTTCGG ATTGGGGACCTTGTAAGTACTGACCAGCATTTTGGTCTAAGCATGGAGATATCCAGGAATAAGGAAGTACCTTTTGATGGTGTCTTGGGCTTGGGCTACCCCAAATTTTCTTTCAGTGGAGTTATCCCCATCTTTGACAACCTGAAGAATCAAGGTGCCATTTCTGAGCCCGTCTTTGCCTTCTACTTGAGCAA AGGCAACCCAGAGGGCAGTGTGGTGATGTTTGGTGGGGTGGATACATCCTACTACCATGGAACGCTCAATTGGGTACCATTGATCAAAGCAGGCAGATGGTGTGTCCACATGGACCG CATCTCCATGAACAGACAGGTTGTTGCTTGTAATGCTGGCTGTGAGGCCATTGTGGACACTGGGACATCACTGATCCTTGGCCCAAGAAGAATGGTCGATAACATCCTGAGGCACATCGGCGCCAAGCCACGGGGTTCCGAG CACTACGTTTCATGTTCTGCGGTCAACACCCTGCCCTCTATTGACTTCACCATCAACGGCATCAACTACACAGTGCCAGCTCAATTCTACGCCATCAAG GGTTCTGACGGCAACTGCTATATCACCTTTAAACACATCCCAGCGAATACACCTAGAGAGACCTGGATCCTGGGTGACGTCTTCCTGAGACTGTATTTCTCGGTCTTTGATCGAGGAAATGACAGAATTGGCCTGGCACGGGCAGTGTAA